One part of the Marmota flaviventris isolate mMarFla1 chromosome 4, mMarFla1.hap1, whole genome shotgun sequence genome encodes these proteins:
- the Tsc22d1 gene encoding TSC22 domain family protein 1 isoform X5, translating into MHQPPESTAAAAAAADISARKMAHPAMFPRRGSGSGSASALNAAGTSVGSAATTSEDFPPPSLLQPPPPAASSTSGPQPPPPQSLNLLSQAQLQAQPLAPGGTQMKKKSGFQITSVTPAQISASISSNNSIAEDTESYDDLDESHTEDLSSSEILDVSLSRATDLGEPERSSSEETLNNFQEAETPGAVSPNQPHLPQPHLPHLPQQNVVINGNAHPHHLHHHHHIHHGHHLHHGHHHPSHAAVASASIPGGPPSSPVSRKLSTTGSSDGVMPVAPASAVSSSGSPASVMTNIRAPSTTGGIGINSVTGANTMSNVNIAAVSSFNPNVTSSMLGNANISTSNIPSAASVSVGPGVSSGVNVSILSGMGNGTVSSSTVVNSVPNAAAGMTVGLASSQQQQQPTVNTSRFRVVKLDSTSEPFKKGRWTCTEFYEKENAVPATEGVVVNKVVETVKQNPTEVTSERESTSGSSVSSSVSTLSHYTESVGSGEMGAPAVVVQQQQQQQQPPPPPQPALQGVALQQMDFSSTGPQSISAVSIPQSISQSQMSQVQLQSQELSYQQKQGLQPVPLQATINAATGIQPSSVNVVGVTSALGQQPSISSLAQPQLPYSQTAPPVQTPLPGAPPQQLQYGQQQPMVSTQMAPGHIQSVTQNPTPEYVQQQPVLQTAMSSGQSSSAGVGTGAAVIPVAQPQGIQLPVQSTAVQAQPAGASGQPVGQAQTAVSAVPTSTQIANIGQQANIPTAVQQQPSTQVTPSVIQQGAPPSSQVVPPAQTGIIHQGVQTSASSLPQQLVIAPQSTLLTVPPQPQGVEPIAQGVVSQQLPAVGPLPSASSISVTNQVSSTGLSGMPSAPTNLVPSQNIAQAPATQNGNLVQSVSQPPLIATNINLPLAQQIPISSTQFSTQSLAQAIGSQIEDARRTAEPSLVGLPQTISGDSGGVSAVSDGSSSSLAASASLFPLKVLPLTTPLVDGEDESSLFQCFSPTRGARSDPRTTDSAKTTESF; encoded by the coding sequence ATGCACCAGCCGCCTGAGTCCACCGCCGCGGCGGCCGCCGCTGCAGACATTAGTGCTAGGAAGATGGCGCACCCGGCAATGTTCCCTCGAAGGGGCAGCGGTAGTGGCAGCGCCTCTGCTCTCAATGCAGCAGGTACCAGCGTTGGTAGTGCTGCCACCACTTCTGAGGATTTTCCGCCTCCGTCGCTGCTCCAGCCGCCGCCTCCTGCAGCATCTTCCACGTCGGGACCACAGCCTCCGCCTCCACAAAGCCTGAACCTCCTTTCTCAGGCTCAGCTGCAGGCACAGCCTCTTGCTCCAGGCGGAActcagatgaaaaagaaaagtggcTTCCAGATAACTAGCGTTACTCCAGCTCAGATCTCTGCCAGTATCAGCTCTAACAACAGTATAGCAGAGGACACTGAGAGCTATGACGATCTGGATGAATCCCACACGGAAGATCTCTCTTCTTCCGAAATCCTTGATGTGTCACTTTCCAGGGCTACTGACTTAGGGGAGCCAGAACGCAGCTCCTCAGAAGAGACTCTGAATAACTTCCAGGAAGCTGAGACACCTGGGGCAGTCTCTCCCAACCAGCCCCACCTTCCCCAGCCTCATTTGCCTCACCTTCCACAACAGAATGTTGTGATCAATGGGAATGCTCATCCACACCAccttcatcaccaccatcataTTCACCATGGGCACCATCTTCACCATGGGCACCATCATCCATCCCATGCTGCTGTGGCCAGTGCATCCATTCCTGGAGGGCCACCCTCAAGCCCAGTGTCCAGAAAACTCTCTACAACTGGAAGCTCTGATGGTGTTATGCCAGTTGCACCAGCTTCTGCTGTATCATCGAGTGGCTCACCTGCATCTGTAATGACTAATATCCGTGCACCAAGTACTACAGGCGGTATAGGTATAAATTCTGTTACTGGCGCTAATACAATGAGTAATGTTAACATTGCTGCTGTGAGTAGTTTCAATCCTAATGTGACAAGCAGCATGCTTGGTAATGCTAATATAAGTACAAGCAATATTCCTAGTGCTGCTAGTGTAAGTGTTGGGCCTGGAGTTTCCAGTGGTGTTAACGTGAGTATCTTGAGTGGCATGGGCAATGGTACTGTTTCTTCCTCCACTGTTGTTAACAGTGTTCCTAATGCAGCTGCAGGGATGACTGTGGGATTGGCTTCAAGTCAGCAGCAGCAACAACCAACAGTTAACACATCAAGGTTCAGAGTTGTGAAGTTAGATTCCACTTCTGAGCCTTTTAAAAAAGGTAGATGGACTTGCACTGAgttctatgaaaaagaaaatgctgtaCCTGCTACAGAAGGTGTGGTGGTAAATAAAGTGGTGGAGACTGTAAAACAAAACCCGACAGAAGTGACTTCTGAGAGGGAGAGCACTAGTGGGAGTTCAGTGAGCAGTAGTGTCAGCACACTGAGTCACTACACAGAGAGTGTGGGCAGTGGAGAGATGGGAGCCCCTGCTGTGGTGgtgcagcagcagcaacaacaacaacaaccaccaccaccaccacaaccagctcTTCAAGGTGTGGCCCTCCAACAGATGGATTTCAGTAGCACTGGTCCACAGAGTATTTCAGCAGTTAGTATACCACAGAGTATTTCTCAGTCACAGATGTCACAAGTACAGTTACAATCTCAAGAACTGAGCTATCAACAAAAGCAGGGTCTTCAACCAGTACCTCTGCAAGCCACTATCAATGCTGCAACTGGTATTCAGCCATCATCTGTAAATGTGGTTGGTGTAACTTCAGCTTTAGGTCAGCAGCCTTCCATTTCCAGTTTGGCTCAACCCCAACTGCCATATTCTCAGACGGCTCCTCCAGTGCAAACTCCCCTTCCAGGGGCACCACCCCAACAATTACAGTATGGACAACAACAACCAATGGTTTCTACACAAATGGCCCCAGGCCATATTCAATCAGTGACTCAAAATCCTACTCCAGAATATGTACAGCAGCAGCCAGTTCTTCAAACAGCAATGTCCTCTGGGCAGTCCAGTTCTGCAGGAGTGGGAACAGGAGCAGCAGTGATTCCTGTGGCTCAGCCCCAGGGTATCCAACTGCCAGTCCAGTCCACAGCAGTCCAAGCACAACCTGCAGGGGCATCTGGCCAGCCTGTTGGCCAGGCTCAAACAGCAGTGTCTGCTGTACCTACTAGCACTCAAATTGCAAATATTGGTCAACAGGCAAACATACCTACTGCAGTGCAGCAGCAGCCCTCTACCCAGGTTACACCTTCAGTTATTCAGCAAGGTGCTCCTCCATCTTCACAAGTAGTTCCACCTGCTCAAACTGGGATTATTCATCAGGGAGTTCAAACTAGTGCTTCAAGCCTTCCTCAACAATTGGTTATTGCACCCCAGAGTACCTTGTTAACTGTGCCTCCTCAGCCACAAGGAGTAGAACCAATAGCTCAAGGAGTGGTTTCACAGCAGTTGCCCGCAGTTGGTCCTTTGCCCTCTGCTAGTAGTATTTCTGTTACAAATCAGGTTAGTTCAACTGGTCTTTCTGGAATGCCTTCTGCCCCAACAAACTTGGTTCCATCACAGAATATAGCACAAGCCCCTGCTACCCAAAATGGTAATTTGGTTCAAAGTGTTAGTCAACCTCCCTTGATAGCGACTAATATAAATTTGCCTTTGGCACAACAGATACCAATAAGTTCTACTCAGTTCTCTACACAATCATTAGCTCAGGCAATTGGAAGCCAAATCGAAGATGCCAGGCGCACAGCGGAGCCCTCCTTAGTTGGCTTACCTCAGACTATCAGTGGTGACAGTGGGGGAGTGTCAGCAGTTTCAGATGGGAGTAGCAGCAGCCTAGCAGCCTCTGCTTCTCTTTTCCCGTTGAAGGTGCTACCGCTGACGACACCCCTGGTGGATGGCGAGGATGAGAG
- the Tsc22d1 gene encoding TSC22 domain family protein 1 isoform X1, protein MHQPPESTAAAAAAADISARKMAHPAMFPRRGSGSGSASALNAAGTSVGSAATTSEDFPPPSLLQPPPPAASSTSGPQPPPPQSLNLLSQAQLQAQPLAPGGTQMKKKSGFQITSVTPAQISASISSNNSIAEDTESYDDLDESHTEDLSSSEILDVSLSRATDLGEPERSSSEETLNNFQEAETPGAVSPNQPHLPQPHLPHLPQQNVVINGNAHPHHLHHHHHIHHGHHLHHGHHHPSHAAVASASIPGGPPSSPVSRKLSTTGSSDGVMPVAPASAVSSSGSPASVMTNIRAPSTTGGIGINSVTGANTMSNVNIAAVSSFNPNVTSSMLGNANISTSNIPSAASVSVGPGVSSGVNVSILSGMGNGTVSSSTVVNSVPNAAAGMTVGLASSQQQQQPTVNTSRFRVVKLDSTSEPFKKGRWTCTEFYEKENAVPATEGVVVNKVVETVKQNPTEVTSERESTSGSSVSSSVSTLSHYTESVGSGEMGAPAVVVQQQQQQQQPPPPPQPALQGVALQQMDFSSTGPQSISAVSIPQSISQSQMSQVQLQSQELSYQQKQGLQPVPLQATINAATGIQPSSVNVVGVTSALGQQPSISSLAQPQLPYSQTAPPVQTPLPGAPPQQLQYGQQQPMVSTQMAPGHIQSVTQNPTPEYVQQQPVLQTAMSSGQSSSAGVGTGAAVIPVAQPQGIQLPVQSTAVQAQPAGASGQPVGQAQTAVSAVPTSTQIANIGQQANIPTAVQQQPSTQVTPSVIQQGAPPSSQVVPPAQTGIIHQGVQTSASSLPQQLVIAPQSTLLTVPPQPQGVEPIAQGVVSQQLPAVGPLPSASSISVTNQVSSTGLSGMPSAPTNLVPSQNIAQAPATQNGNLVQSVSQPPLIATNINLPLAQQIPISSTQFSTQSLAQAIGSQIEDARRTAEPSLVGLPQTISGDSGGVSAVSDGSSSSLAASASLFPLKVLPLTTPLVDGEDESSSGASVVAIDNKIEQAMDLVKSHLMYAVREEVEVLKEQIKELIEKNSQLEQENNLLKTLASPEQLAQFQAQLQTGSPPATTQPQGTTQPPAQPASQGSGPTA, encoded by the coding sequence ATGCACCAGCCGCCTGAGTCCACCGCCGCGGCGGCCGCCGCTGCAGACATTAGTGCTAGGAAGATGGCGCACCCGGCAATGTTCCCTCGAAGGGGCAGCGGTAGTGGCAGCGCCTCTGCTCTCAATGCAGCAGGTACCAGCGTTGGTAGTGCTGCCACCACTTCTGAGGATTTTCCGCCTCCGTCGCTGCTCCAGCCGCCGCCTCCTGCAGCATCTTCCACGTCGGGACCACAGCCTCCGCCTCCACAAAGCCTGAACCTCCTTTCTCAGGCTCAGCTGCAGGCACAGCCTCTTGCTCCAGGCGGAActcagatgaaaaagaaaagtggcTTCCAGATAACTAGCGTTACTCCAGCTCAGATCTCTGCCAGTATCAGCTCTAACAACAGTATAGCAGAGGACACTGAGAGCTATGACGATCTGGATGAATCCCACACGGAAGATCTCTCTTCTTCCGAAATCCTTGATGTGTCACTTTCCAGGGCTACTGACTTAGGGGAGCCAGAACGCAGCTCCTCAGAAGAGACTCTGAATAACTTCCAGGAAGCTGAGACACCTGGGGCAGTCTCTCCCAACCAGCCCCACCTTCCCCAGCCTCATTTGCCTCACCTTCCACAACAGAATGTTGTGATCAATGGGAATGCTCATCCACACCAccttcatcaccaccatcataTTCACCATGGGCACCATCTTCACCATGGGCACCATCATCCATCCCATGCTGCTGTGGCCAGTGCATCCATTCCTGGAGGGCCACCCTCAAGCCCAGTGTCCAGAAAACTCTCTACAACTGGAAGCTCTGATGGTGTTATGCCAGTTGCACCAGCTTCTGCTGTATCATCGAGTGGCTCACCTGCATCTGTAATGACTAATATCCGTGCACCAAGTACTACAGGCGGTATAGGTATAAATTCTGTTACTGGCGCTAATACAATGAGTAATGTTAACATTGCTGCTGTGAGTAGTTTCAATCCTAATGTGACAAGCAGCATGCTTGGTAATGCTAATATAAGTACAAGCAATATTCCTAGTGCTGCTAGTGTAAGTGTTGGGCCTGGAGTTTCCAGTGGTGTTAACGTGAGTATCTTGAGTGGCATGGGCAATGGTACTGTTTCTTCCTCCACTGTTGTTAACAGTGTTCCTAATGCAGCTGCAGGGATGACTGTGGGATTGGCTTCAAGTCAGCAGCAGCAACAACCAACAGTTAACACATCAAGGTTCAGAGTTGTGAAGTTAGATTCCACTTCTGAGCCTTTTAAAAAAGGTAGATGGACTTGCACTGAgttctatgaaaaagaaaatgctgtaCCTGCTACAGAAGGTGTGGTGGTAAATAAAGTGGTGGAGACTGTAAAACAAAACCCGACAGAAGTGACTTCTGAGAGGGAGAGCACTAGTGGGAGTTCAGTGAGCAGTAGTGTCAGCACACTGAGTCACTACACAGAGAGTGTGGGCAGTGGAGAGATGGGAGCCCCTGCTGTGGTGgtgcagcagcagcaacaacaacaacaaccaccaccaccaccacaaccagctcTTCAAGGTGTGGCCCTCCAACAGATGGATTTCAGTAGCACTGGTCCACAGAGTATTTCAGCAGTTAGTATACCACAGAGTATTTCTCAGTCACAGATGTCACAAGTACAGTTACAATCTCAAGAACTGAGCTATCAACAAAAGCAGGGTCTTCAACCAGTACCTCTGCAAGCCACTATCAATGCTGCAACTGGTATTCAGCCATCATCTGTAAATGTGGTTGGTGTAACTTCAGCTTTAGGTCAGCAGCCTTCCATTTCCAGTTTGGCTCAACCCCAACTGCCATATTCTCAGACGGCTCCTCCAGTGCAAACTCCCCTTCCAGGGGCACCACCCCAACAATTACAGTATGGACAACAACAACCAATGGTTTCTACACAAATGGCCCCAGGCCATATTCAATCAGTGACTCAAAATCCTACTCCAGAATATGTACAGCAGCAGCCAGTTCTTCAAACAGCAATGTCCTCTGGGCAGTCCAGTTCTGCAGGAGTGGGAACAGGAGCAGCAGTGATTCCTGTGGCTCAGCCCCAGGGTATCCAACTGCCAGTCCAGTCCACAGCAGTCCAAGCACAACCTGCAGGGGCATCTGGCCAGCCTGTTGGCCAGGCTCAAACAGCAGTGTCTGCTGTACCTACTAGCACTCAAATTGCAAATATTGGTCAACAGGCAAACATACCTACTGCAGTGCAGCAGCAGCCCTCTACCCAGGTTACACCTTCAGTTATTCAGCAAGGTGCTCCTCCATCTTCACAAGTAGTTCCACCTGCTCAAACTGGGATTATTCATCAGGGAGTTCAAACTAGTGCTTCAAGCCTTCCTCAACAATTGGTTATTGCACCCCAGAGTACCTTGTTAACTGTGCCTCCTCAGCCACAAGGAGTAGAACCAATAGCTCAAGGAGTGGTTTCACAGCAGTTGCCCGCAGTTGGTCCTTTGCCCTCTGCTAGTAGTATTTCTGTTACAAATCAGGTTAGTTCAACTGGTCTTTCTGGAATGCCTTCTGCCCCAACAAACTTGGTTCCATCACAGAATATAGCACAAGCCCCTGCTACCCAAAATGGTAATTTGGTTCAAAGTGTTAGTCAACCTCCCTTGATAGCGACTAATATAAATTTGCCTTTGGCACAACAGATACCAATAAGTTCTACTCAGTTCTCTACACAATCATTAGCTCAGGCAATTGGAAGCCAAATCGAAGATGCCAGGCGCACAGCGGAGCCCTCCTTAGTTGGCTTACCTCAGACTATCAGTGGTGACAGTGGGGGAGTGTCAGCAGTTTCAGATGGGAGTAGCAGCAGCCTAGCAGCCTCTGCTTCTCTTTTCCCGTTGAAGGTGCTACCGCTGACGACACCCCTGGTGGATGGCGAGGATGAGAG
- the Tsc22d1 gene encoding TSC22 domain family protein 1 isoform X4, translating into MHQPPESTAAAAAAADISARKMAHPAMFPRRGSGSGSASALNAAGTSVGSAATTSEDFPPPSLLQPPPPAASSTSGPQPPPPQSLNLLSQAQLQAQPLAPGGTQMKKKSGFQITSVTPAQISASISSNNSIAEDTESYDDLDESHTEDLSSSEILDVSLSRATDLGEPERSSSEETLNNFQEAETPGAVSPNQPHLPQPHLPHLPQQNVVINGNAHPHHLHHHHHIHHGHHLHHGHHHPSHAAVASASIPGGPPSSPVSRKLSTTGSSDGVMPVAPASAVSSSGSPASVMTNIRAPSTTGGIGINSVTGANTMSNVNIAAVSSFNPNVTSSMLGNANISTSNIPSAASVSVGPGVSSGVNVSILSGMGNGTVSSSTVVNSVPNAAAGMTVGLASSQQQQQPTVNTSRFRVVKLDSTSEPFKKGRWTCTEFYEKENAVPATEGVVVNKVVETVKQNPTEVTSERESTSGSSVSSSVSTLSHYTESVGSGEMGAPAVVVQQQQQQQQPPPPPQPALQGVALQQMDFSSTGPQSISAVSIPQSISQSQMSQVQLQSQELSYQQKQGLQPVPLQATINAATGIQPSSVNVVGVTSALGQQPSISSLAQPQLPYSQTAPPVQTPLPGAPPQQLQYGQQQPMVSTQMAPGHIQSVTQNPTPEYVQQQPVLQTAMSSGQSSSAGVGTGAAVIPVAQPQGIQLPVQSTAVQAQPAGASGQPVGQAQTAVSAVPTSTQIANIGQQANIPTAVQQQPSTQVTPSVIQQGAPPSSQVVPPAQTGIIHQGVQTSASSLPQQLVIAPQSTLLTVPPQPQGVEPIAQGVVSQQLPAVGPLPSASSISVTNQVSSTGLSGMPSAPTNLVPSQNIAQAPATQNGNLVQSVSQPPLIATNINLPLAQQIPISSTQFSTQSLAQAIGSQIEDARRTAEPSLVGLPQTISGDSGGVSAVSDGSSSSLAASASLFPLKVLPLTTPLVDGEDESASLLPEVQGVILEPQIQPRPRRAFDVRGPLSLLNPWRQNIQLLERVGKDNKQVS; encoded by the coding sequence ATGCACCAGCCGCCTGAGTCCACCGCCGCGGCGGCCGCCGCTGCAGACATTAGTGCTAGGAAGATGGCGCACCCGGCAATGTTCCCTCGAAGGGGCAGCGGTAGTGGCAGCGCCTCTGCTCTCAATGCAGCAGGTACCAGCGTTGGTAGTGCTGCCACCACTTCTGAGGATTTTCCGCCTCCGTCGCTGCTCCAGCCGCCGCCTCCTGCAGCATCTTCCACGTCGGGACCACAGCCTCCGCCTCCACAAAGCCTGAACCTCCTTTCTCAGGCTCAGCTGCAGGCACAGCCTCTTGCTCCAGGCGGAActcagatgaaaaagaaaagtggcTTCCAGATAACTAGCGTTACTCCAGCTCAGATCTCTGCCAGTATCAGCTCTAACAACAGTATAGCAGAGGACACTGAGAGCTATGACGATCTGGATGAATCCCACACGGAAGATCTCTCTTCTTCCGAAATCCTTGATGTGTCACTTTCCAGGGCTACTGACTTAGGGGAGCCAGAACGCAGCTCCTCAGAAGAGACTCTGAATAACTTCCAGGAAGCTGAGACACCTGGGGCAGTCTCTCCCAACCAGCCCCACCTTCCCCAGCCTCATTTGCCTCACCTTCCACAACAGAATGTTGTGATCAATGGGAATGCTCATCCACACCAccttcatcaccaccatcataTTCACCATGGGCACCATCTTCACCATGGGCACCATCATCCATCCCATGCTGCTGTGGCCAGTGCATCCATTCCTGGAGGGCCACCCTCAAGCCCAGTGTCCAGAAAACTCTCTACAACTGGAAGCTCTGATGGTGTTATGCCAGTTGCACCAGCTTCTGCTGTATCATCGAGTGGCTCACCTGCATCTGTAATGACTAATATCCGTGCACCAAGTACTACAGGCGGTATAGGTATAAATTCTGTTACTGGCGCTAATACAATGAGTAATGTTAACATTGCTGCTGTGAGTAGTTTCAATCCTAATGTGACAAGCAGCATGCTTGGTAATGCTAATATAAGTACAAGCAATATTCCTAGTGCTGCTAGTGTAAGTGTTGGGCCTGGAGTTTCCAGTGGTGTTAACGTGAGTATCTTGAGTGGCATGGGCAATGGTACTGTTTCTTCCTCCACTGTTGTTAACAGTGTTCCTAATGCAGCTGCAGGGATGACTGTGGGATTGGCTTCAAGTCAGCAGCAGCAACAACCAACAGTTAACACATCAAGGTTCAGAGTTGTGAAGTTAGATTCCACTTCTGAGCCTTTTAAAAAAGGTAGATGGACTTGCACTGAgttctatgaaaaagaaaatgctgtaCCTGCTACAGAAGGTGTGGTGGTAAATAAAGTGGTGGAGACTGTAAAACAAAACCCGACAGAAGTGACTTCTGAGAGGGAGAGCACTAGTGGGAGTTCAGTGAGCAGTAGTGTCAGCACACTGAGTCACTACACAGAGAGTGTGGGCAGTGGAGAGATGGGAGCCCCTGCTGTGGTGgtgcagcagcagcaacaacaacaacaaccaccaccaccaccacaaccagctcTTCAAGGTGTGGCCCTCCAACAGATGGATTTCAGTAGCACTGGTCCACAGAGTATTTCAGCAGTTAGTATACCACAGAGTATTTCTCAGTCACAGATGTCACAAGTACAGTTACAATCTCAAGAACTGAGCTATCAACAAAAGCAGGGTCTTCAACCAGTACCTCTGCAAGCCACTATCAATGCTGCAACTGGTATTCAGCCATCATCTGTAAATGTGGTTGGTGTAACTTCAGCTTTAGGTCAGCAGCCTTCCATTTCCAGTTTGGCTCAACCCCAACTGCCATATTCTCAGACGGCTCCTCCAGTGCAAACTCCCCTTCCAGGGGCACCACCCCAACAATTACAGTATGGACAACAACAACCAATGGTTTCTACACAAATGGCCCCAGGCCATATTCAATCAGTGACTCAAAATCCTACTCCAGAATATGTACAGCAGCAGCCAGTTCTTCAAACAGCAATGTCCTCTGGGCAGTCCAGTTCTGCAGGAGTGGGAACAGGAGCAGCAGTGATTCCTGTGGCTCAGCCCCAGGGTATCCAACTGCCAGTCCAGTCCACAGCAGTCCAAGCACAACCTGCAGGGGCATCTGGCCAGCCTGTTGGCCAGGCTCAAACAGCAGTGTCTGCTGTACCTACTAGCACTCAAATTGCAAATATTGGTCAACAGGCAAACATACCTACTGCAGTGCAGCAGCAGCCCTCTACCCAGGTTACACCTTCAGTTATTCAGCAAGGTGCTCCTCCATCTTCACAAGTAGTTCCACCTGCTCAAACTGGGATTATTCATCAGGGAGTTCAAACTAGTGCTTCAAGCCTTCCTCAACAATTGGTTATTGCACCCCAGAGTACCTTGTTAACTGTGCCTCCTCAGCCACAAGGAGTAGAACCAATAGCTCAAGGAGTGGTTTCACAGCAGTTGCCCGCAGTTGGTCCTTTGCCCTCTGCTAGTAGTATTTCTGTTACAAATCAGGTTAGTTCAACTGGTCTTTCTGGAATGCCTTCTGCCCCAACAAACTTGGTTCCATCACAGAATATAGCACAAGCCCCTGCTACCCAAAATGGTAATTTGGTTCAAAGTGTTAGTCAACCTCCCTTGATAGCGACTAATATAAATTTGCCTTTGGCACAACAGATACCAATAAGTTCTACTCAGTTCTCTACACAATCATTAGCTCAGGCAATTGGAAGCCAAATCGAAGATGCCAGGCGCACAGCGGAGCCCTCCTTAGTTGGCTTACCTCAGACTATCAGTGGTGACAGTGGGGGAGTGTCAGCAGTTTCAGATGGGAGTAGCAGCAGCCTAGCAGCCTCTGCTTCTCTTTTCCCGTTGAAGGTGCTACCGCTGACGACACCCCTGGTGGATGGCGAGGATGAGAG